A single Eleginops maclovinus isolate JMC-PN-2008 ecotype Puerto Natales chromosome 5, JC_Emac_rtc_rv5, whole genome shotgun sequence DNA region contains:
- the LOC134864161 gene encoding uncharacterized protein LOC134864161, whose product MGKCKFSDLWLEESLFKEWLRPVVGNSQEAYCNVCKKTISITWMGVKAVKSHMLSSSHQARMRGRNAQLPLSLFYTGTTATSTPSTSTAPSTSTAPSTSLALPLQYPASSPTTSNRCTTDGQKQTLGTTTSTLQAEVLWCLDVAMKHHSFNSNEGIGELFRNMFPDSEIAKSFALGKDKTGYIIKFGIAPYFKRQLVEAINNAGPYVLMFDESLNQSSKKKQMDIHIRFLEDGCVRSRYFGSQFLGHGRADDLLQHIKECVAKLNMRQLLSVGMDGPNVNFKLLDLLQKEHAELHGGAQVLMVGSCGLHTLHNAMKAGFTGWQIDKLLRALHYLFHNVPARREDYTNITGSSCFPLSFCGHRWVENVPVAERVLEVWTMIQKFVNAVEDKKVTKPNTASYDAILAAQGDPLLIPKLQFFLAIARSFNPFLKKYQTDEPVLPFLAEDLTELLLSLLRRFIKRELLQDQTPLQLIKLDISEEKNWVSLKRVDIGLGAESAIKALLGKPGSKIGELSVLHLRKECLQGLIKIVKKLQEKSPLKFPIVRQITCLDPTRMARDPEWCILEMKSLVQAFIQGQQLAGGIAAGDVIIQQFTSFLSVVGREEEFVSFQPLRQRLDVFLHSKLCTSHPDLLKFCQSALLLSHGQATVERGFSVNKEVETCNLRDESLEALRLICDKVIVCGGVLKVPLTKELLASAASSRSQYRLYLDSERKKKENATQELKRKVAEKELEDLRNRRQVLHSVCHSLQNDADKYAEMAEGKAGTKMAELITKSNTFRRRHREKKAELLQVDKMIEEKATQLRHL is encoded by the exons ATGGGCAAATGCAAATTTTCGGACCTCTGGCTGGAGGAATCGTTGTTTAAAGAATGGCTTAGGCCAGTAGTTGGCAACAGCCAAGAGGCTTATTGCAACGTCTGCAAGAAGACGATAAGCATTACCTGGATGGGGGTGAAGGCGGTGAAATCGCACATGCTATCAAGTAGCCACCAAGCTAGGATGCGTGGACGTAATGCTCAGCTACCGCTGTCACTGTTTTACACTGGCACAACGGCTACATCGACGCCCTCAACCTCAACTGCTCCTTCAACCTCCACTGCTCCCTCAACCTCGCTTGCTCTCCCCCTGCAATACCCTGCCAGTAGTCCTACCACCAGCAACAGGTGCACGACAGACGGTCAGAAGCAGACGCTAGGCACTACCACCTCTACCTTGCAGGCTGAGGTACTGTGGTGTTTAGATGTAGCAATGAAACACCACTCGTTCAACTCGAACGAAGGCATAGGAGAGCTGTTCAGAAATATGTTCCCGGACTCCGAAATCGCCAAATCCTTCGCTTTGGGCAAGGATAAAACCGGGTACATAATAAAATTTGGCATCGCACCCTATTTTAAGAGGCAACTGGTTGAGGCCATAAATAATGCCGGACCGTACGTCCTTATGTTCGATGAGAGCCTCAATCAATcgtcaaagaaaaaacaaatggacataCACATTCGTTTTTTGGAGGATGGTTGTGTACGCTCGAGGTATTTTGGCTCACAATTCCTGGGACATGGGAGAGCTGACGATCTGTTGCAGCACATCAAA GAATGTGTTGCAAAACTCAACATGAGGCAGCTTCTCTCAGTAGGAATGGATGGCCCAAATGTAAATTTCAAACTCCTGGATCTCCTTCAAAAGGAACATGCTGAGCTGCATGGAGGTGCTCAAGTCCTGATGGTTGGGAGCTGTGGACTCCATACCCTCCACAATGCCATGAAGGCAGGCTTTACAGGCTGGCAAATTGACAAACTCCTGCGCGCGCTCCATTACCTCTTCCACAACGTTCCTGCCCGGAGAGAGGACTACACCAACATCACCGGGTCGTCCtgctttcccctctctttctgcggCCACAGATGGGTGGAAAATGTGCCGGTTGCAGAGAGAGTCCTGGAAGTTTGGACCATGATTCAGAAGTTTGTCAATGCTGTTGAGGATAAGAAGGTCACAAAACCAAACACGGCCTCTTATGATGCCATCCTGGCAGCACAAGGGGATCCACTCTTAATCCCAAAGCTTCAATTCTTCCTCGCCATTGCGAGAAGTTTTAACCCATTTCTCAAGAAGTACCAAACAGACGAGCCAGTGTTGCCTTTTTTGGCAGAAGATTTAACTGAGCTCCTGTTG AGTTTACTGCGGCGGTTCATCAAAAGGGAACTCCTACAGGACCAAACCCCCCTGCAGCTGATTAAATTGGACATCTCTGAGGAGAAGAACTGGGTCTCCCTCAAAAGGGTAGATATAGGCTTGGGGGCTGAATCTGCCATCAAG GCACTCCTGGGCAAACCAGGATCAAAGATAGGTGAACTCTCTGTACTCCACCTCAGAAAAGAGTGTTTGCAGGGTCTGATTAAGATCGTAAAGAAACTGCAGGAGAAATCGCCATTGAAATTCCCCATAGTTAGGCAGATCACCTGTTTGGATCCCACAAGGATGGCCAGGGATCCAGAGTGGTGCATCCTAGAGATGAAGTCATTAGTGCAGGCTTTCATCCAGGGGCAGCAGCTGGCAGGTGGCATTGCAGCTG GTGATGTCATCATTCAGCAATTCACATCCTTTCTCTCGGTCGTGGGCAGAGAAGAAGAATTTGTTTCCTTCCAACCCCTGAGGCAGCGTCTGGATGTCTTTCTCCACTCCAAACTCTGCACGTCCCACCCTGACCTGCTAAAGTTCTGCCAAAGTGCTCTCCTCCTGTCCCATGGACAAGCCACAGTGGAGAGAGGCTTCTCAGTAAATAAGGAGGTAGAAACGTGCAACCTCCGTGATGAATCTCTCGAAGCCCTCAGATTAATCTGCGATAAGGTAATTGTCTGTGGTGGCGTTCTGAAAGTTCCTCTGACCAAGGAGCTCCtggcctctgctgcttcatcGAGGTCACAATACAGGCTATACCTTGATAGTGAgcggaaaaaaaaggagaatgccacacaggagctgaagaggaaagtAGCAGAGAAAGAGCTGGAGGACCTCCGGAACCGGCGGCAGGTACTCCACAGTGTGTGCCATTCACTCCAAAATGACGCCGACAAATATGCAGAGATGGCCGAGGGAAAGGCAGGAACAAAGATGGCTGAGCTCatcacaaaatcaaacacttttcggagaagacacagggaaaaaaaagcagaacttcTCCAAGTGGATAAAATGATTGAAGAAAAGGCCACACAGTTGAGGCACTTGTGA